In Magnolia sinica isolate HGM2019 chromosome 12, MsV1, whole genome shotgun sequence, a single genomic region encodes these proteins:
- the LOC131221860 gene encoding uncharacterized protein LOC131221860 — protein MEEGRVEVFSKPVRNLWNNWDVRVFVLCSLLVQILLIFLVTLRKRTASKPLIIFTWSLYLLADWLAVFALGLLSNSVGDTSDTTGGNSKPGVKIMASSGGPKHNVEKSSNNNALAFWAPFLLLHLGGPDTITAFAMEDNELWLRHLLGVMFEVGLAGYVFLLSVPKNKLLAPTLFMFVAGIIKYGERTYALYLASMDGFRDSMLEKLGPGTNYAKLMEEHQSKKEAGIPAQIVNSTKPEAHDIEMQQQEMDELTRMYKAHRFFKNFKGLIIDLMASFHDQVESRNTFLRWFPEDAFRVVEYELEFIYDVLFTKAAVVHNIVGYILRAICSCSIMTAFLLFFCTNKRDFLPLDIAITYTLLGGAIALDFVAFIMLLISNWSAVKIPMLGPIVFKIIANLLPHDRWSVSIMQYNLIDTCIPQHDQYLRRIANRHTLCGKFFEASYIQKALAVLPCKMLGNLMKEMQYTYHVAVSEDMKNIIFHELKKKTEIMKQPKAVRGQWALEQRGYLSQFGDSIQVEFDESLLRWHIATTICYYTNEDVGKTPPTNNNSKNKGPNDLNQENEAVNQENEAVPISTTIHRRLSKLISDYMIYLLVMQPSMMSSSAVIRFLETSAEARKFFLRKPFRENPYLASPIFCSSQYSEEEREKERQSACEDLLSVNTVADPIEVKGDWSKSVLFDACILAKKLKDKVKVTQRWALICEVWVEMLSYAACNCSGIAHAQRLSKGGELLTFVWFLMSHLIDPGPGRAKLIVGK, from the coding sequence atggaagaaggaagagtgGAAGTATTTTCTAAGCCTGTGAGAAACTTGTGGAATAACTGGGACGTTCGGGTCTTCGTTCTCTGTAGTCTGTTGGTGCAAATCCTTCTCATCTTCTTGGTGACCCTACGCAAACGGACGGCATCAAAGCCACTCATCATATTCACATGGTCCCTCTACCTGCTTGCCGACTGGTTGGCTGTTTTCGCACTGGGCCTCCTCTCCAACAGCGTAGGGGACACGTCAGATACAACCGGTGGCAACAGCAAGCCCGGCGTCAAAATCATGGCCTCTTCTGGTGGTCCAAAGCAcaacgttgaaaaatcctccaacAACAACGCTCTAGCCTTCTGGGCCCCCTTCCTTCTTTTGCACCTCGGTGGACCTGACACGATCACGGCCTTTGCGATGGAAGACAATGAGCTGTGGCTTAGGCATTTGCTTGGAGTGATGTTTGAGGTTGGCTTGGCTGGTTACGTTTTCTTGCTTTCCGTGCCAAAAAACAAGCTCCTAGCCCCGACTCTATTCATGTTTGTTGCTGGGATTATCAAGTATGGAGAGCGGACGTATGCGCTCTACCTCGCGAGCATGGATGGCTTCCGGGACTCGATGCTTGAAAAGTTGGGCCCCGGTACGAACTACGCCAAGCTTATGGAGGAACACCAGTCGAAAAAAGAGGCAGGGATCCCCGCGCAGATAGTGAATAGCACAAAGCCCGAAGCCCATGATATCGAGATGCAGCAACAGGAAATGGACGAATTGACGAGAATGTACAAGGCTCACCGCTTCTTCAAGAACTTCAAGGGCCTTATCATTGATCTCATGGCCAGCTTCCACGACCAGGTAGAGAGCCGCAACACCTTCCTGAGGTGGTTCCCAGAGGACGCGTTCCGGGTCGTTGAGTACGAGCTCGAATTCATCTACGATGTGCTCTTCACTAAGGCTGCCGTGGTGCACAATATCGTCGGCTACATCTTACGGGCCATTTGCTCTTGCTCGATCATGACTGCTTTCTTGCTTTTCTTCTGCACCAACAAACGCGACTTCCTCCCACTCGACATCGCCATCACCTACACGTTGCTAGGTGGCGCTATTGCCTTGGATTTTGTGGCTTTTATCATGCTCCTGATCTCCAACTGGTCTGCCGTCAAGATTCCAATGCTCGGTCCCATAGTCTTTAAGATCATAGCTAACTTACTGCCTCATGATCGATGGTCCGTATCCATCATGCAATATAATCTGATAGACACTTGTATCCCTCAACATGATCAGTACCTGAGACGGATTGCTAATCGACACACCCTCTGTGGGAAGTTCTTTGAGGCCTCGTACATCCAGAAGGCCTTGGCTGTGCTGCCATGCAAAATGTTGGGTAACCTCATGAAGGAGATGCAATACACCTACCATGTAGCTGTCTCCGAAGATATGAAGAATATCATCTTTCACGAGTTGAAGAAGAAAACCGAGATCATGAAACAGCCCAAGGCCGTCCGGGGCCAATGGGCCCTCGAGCAGAGGGGCTACCTCAGTCAGTTTGGCGACAGCATCCAGGTCGAATTCGATGAGAGTCTGCTAAGGTGGCATATCGCCACCACCATTTGTTATTACACCAACGAGGACGTTGGCAAGACGCCTCCCACAAATAACAACAGTAAAAACAAGGGACCAAACGACCTTAACCAAGAAAATGAAGCAGTCAACCAAGAAAATGAGGCAGTCCCCATTTCAACAACCATACATCGCCGACTAAGTAAGCTTATATCTGATTACATGATATATCTTCTCGTCATGCAGCCTTCCATGATGTCATCATCGGCCGTGATTAGGTTCCTGGAGACCAGTGCTGAAGCCCGAAAATTCTTCCTCCGAAAGCCATTTAGGGAGAACCCGTACCTTGCATCCCCCATTTTCTGCTCTTCCCAATATTCGGAGGAAGAACGGGAAAAGGAACGACAGTCCGCATGCGAAGATCTACTATCGGTGAATACGGTAGCAGATCCCATCGAAGTGAAAGGAGACTGGAGCAAATCGGTGTTGTTCGATGCATGTATTCTCGCGAAGAAGCTGAAAGATAAAGTGAAGGTGACGCAGAGATGGGCCCTGATCTGTGAGGTATGGGTTGAGATGCTATCCTACGCTGCATGTAACTGTAGCGGGATAGCCCATGCTCAACGCCTTAGTAAAGGTGGAGAGCTTCTCACGTTTGTATGGTTTCTAATGTCTCACCTGATAGACCCGGGCCCTGGTAGGGCTAAACTAATTGTAGGTAAGTGA